ATACTTTTGATCCTGTAGGGGCCGGAACCGACGGGAATACGAAGCGAAGTCTGGTCGAAACCATCGGGATCGACGGCGTGCTTCGGCAGAATCGGCAGCGACGAGGCGATGATCAGCGGAGTTTCGCGATTGGCCTTCGCGTTGAAGCGGATCAGTACGCTGTGCTCGCCGACTTTTTCCATGCTGTCGATGGTCTCAAGCCACGACGAAAATGGCACGCGACCTTTGTCGCGCAGCAACTGGAATGTGAAGATCACATCTTCCGGCGTTACAGGTTGCCCGTCCGACCATTTGGCTTCGGGATTGAGGTTGAATCGGATGAAACTCCTGCTTTCGTCCCATTCGACCGTCTGCGCCAACAATCCGTAAAGGGTGAAAGGCTCGTCGCGCGAGCGCACCATCAGCGATTCGTAGAGGAGGTAGCCATATTCCGGGTCCCACATGCCGCGTGCGGTTGTGCGCATGCTTTTCAGGATGAAGGGATTGAGATTGTCGAAAGTGCCGACGACGCCATAGCTGACGCGGCCGCCCTTTTTGACATCCGGATTGACGTAAGGGAAATGCTTGTAGTCCGCCGGCAACGCCGGATCTCCATGCATGGCGATGCCGTAAAGCGGCTGAGCCGCCGCGGCGTTGCACAAGGTTGCGAAGAACAGGAGGGCAGCGATCCGGAGCGCTTGCATGGCATCCTTTCCGGGAAGGGTACGATTCGGCCGAACATTATCATGAGCGTGCCGAATTCAACACGCGACTGCGGAAATCTTAGGACTTGGCAGAAAAGGCCAAAGAAAAGCTGGATATCCGTGCCAGTGCGATGTAACAGGGGTGCCGGGTTTCTCGGGTCATGTATTTGCCTTATTCATTCGACAGGTGGACGACGGTTTGACCCGAATTGCATGGGACGGCGTGCTGTCGTCCCGAAGCGGATTTCAGGAGGCGGTTTCGCTATGATGTTCAAGACTGACAACAAAATGCGGGCAGGTCTCTCTGCTCTGGCTCTCATGATTGGCGCGGCGATGCCGGCTGCCGCTTTCGCGCAGGATGCGTCCAACGCAGCTCCCGCCGATGGCGGTGGTGATCCCAATCAGCCGCGTCTGGGCTGGTATAAGACCTGCACCAAGCAGGACGATGCTGACATCTGCATCGTGCAGAATCTGATCATGGCAAACAACGGTCAGCTCGTGACGGCTGTCGGCCTCATCTCCGTCGATGGCAAGGTCAACCGCAAGATCCTGCAGATCTCGGTTCCGACCGCCCGCCTGATCCCGCCCGGCATCACCATGCAGGTCGATGGCGGCAAGGGCCAGAAGCTCGACTACGCCGTCTGCCTTCCGGACAAGTGCACCGCGGAAGTGCCGGTGACGGACGCGATGATCGCTTCGCTGAAGAAGGGCACGGACGTCACCTTCACCTCGGTGAACTTCCGCCGCGCTCCGAACCCGATCAAGATCTCGCTGACCGGCTTCGGCGCCGCTTATGACGGCCCGGCGATCTCCGATTCGAAGCTCGCTGAAAGCCAGAAGAGCCTGCAGGACAGCATGCAGAAGAAGGCCGAGGAAGCACGCAAGAAGCTCGAAGACGCACAGAAGGCTGCCAAGCAGCAGTAAGTGGACGATAGTCTCGTTTCATGAGAAAAAGCCCGGAGCGATCCGGGCTTTTTCTTTGCGCTAATGACCGCATACGATGCTGGGAAGCCAAATAAAAAGGAAAGGCGTTGGGAGCGCCTTCCCTTTCGAATAGGATAGGTTTTACTGGCGTTTAATGGGCGAAGCTCATTTTGGGCTTGAGCTGCCCCGTCGGGGCTTGATCGAAGATCTGAGCGACCTGCGGATTGCGCAGGGGAACGCCGCTCTCATCGTTGATGAGGTTCTGTTCCGACACGTATGCGACATATTCCGTCTCGTCGTTTTCGGCGAGAAGGTGATAGAAGGGCTGATCCTTATCGGGACGCACTTCTGCGGGGATGGAATTCCACCATTCCTCTGTATTTGCGAATTCCGGATCGACATCGAAGATGACACCACGGAAGGGGAACATCCGGTGTCGAACCACGTCGCCAATATTGAATTTTGCGTTTCGTTGTTTCATGGCACGACTTCCTTTCAAGCAATCATGTGGTGACTTTCACCACTGATATCAAGGATTTTGCCCCATTCCTTCATCGAAATGTCACATTCGGCCCGAGTTATTCGGTCGAGCAGCATGTGATCGCTCAATGCGAAGACGCTATCGGGCGGGAGACCTGCCACCGGCTTCCCAATCATGGAGAAAGCCCCGGCAGACCGGGGCTTTCGTGCCCGATATCAGACCGAGTAGTACATGTCGTATTCGACCGGATGCGGGGTCATTTCGAAACGCATGACTTCCTGCATCTTCAGTTCGATGAAGGCATCGATCTGGTCGTCGTCGAAAACGCCGCCAGCGGTCAGGAACTTGCGGTCTTTGTCCAGGCTTTCCAGCGCTTCGCGCAGCGAGCCGCACACCGTCGGGATCTTCTTCAGCTCCTTCGGTGGCAGATCGTAGAGATCCTTATCCATGGCCTTGCCGGGATGGATCTTGTTCTTGATGCCGTCGAGGCCGGCCATCAGCATGGCTGCGAAGCCCAGATAGGGGTTGGCGGTCGGGTCAGGGAAGCGGACTTCGACGCGCTTTGCCTTCGGGTTCGAGCCGAACGGAATGCGGCAGGAGGCGGAACGGTTGCGAGCCGAATAGGCAAGCAGAACCGGAGCTTCATAGCCCGGGACGAGACGCTTGTAGGAGTTCGTCGACGGGTTGGTGAAGGCATTGATCGCCTTGGCATGCTTGATGATGCCGCCGATGTAATAGAGGCAGCTTTCGGACAGGCCTGCATATTCGTCGCCGGCGAAGGTCGGCTTGCCGCCCTTCCAAATCGACTGGTGAACGTGCATGCCCGAGCCGTTGTCGCCGAAGATCGGCTTCGGCATGAAGGTTGCCGTCTTGCCGTAGGCATTGGCGACCTGATGCACGACATATTTGTAGATCTGCATCTTGTCGGCGTTGCGCACCAGCGTGTCGAACTTGATGCCGAGCTCGTGCTGTGCGGCTGCGACTTCGTGGTGATGCTTTTCGACGACGACGCCCATTTCGGTGAGAACCGTCAGCATCTCGGAGCGCATGTCCTGGCAGCTGTCGATTGGCGGCACCGGGAAGTAGCCGCCTTTGACGCGCGGACGGTGGCCGAGGTTGCCCGTCTCGTAGTCGGTGTCGTCGTTGGACGGCAGTTCACTGGAGTCGAGCTTGAAGCCCGTATTGTACGGGTCAGCCTTGTACTTGACGTCGTCGAAAACGAAGAATTCGGCTTCCGGGCCGAAGAAGGCGGTATCACCGATGCCGGAGGCCTTGAGATAGGCTTCCGCCTTCTTGGCGGTGCCGCGCGGGTCGCGGTTATAGGCTTCGCCGGAGACCGGGTCGAGGATGTCGCAGAGGATCACCATGGTGGACTGCGCAAAGAACGGATCCATATGGACCGTTTCCGGATCGGGCATCAGCACCATGTCGGATTCGTTGATGGCCTTCCAGCCGGCAATCGAGGAGCCGTCGAACATGACGCCATCGGCGAACATGTCTTCGTCGACACAGATCACGTCCATGGTCAGATGCTGTAGCTTGCCCTTCGGATCCGTAAAGCGCAGGTCGACGAACTTGACGTCGTTATCCTTGATTTGTTTTAAAATTTCGCTTGCGGTCGCCATTAAATTACTTCCCTTGACTTAGATGACGATTAAACGAGCCGCGGCCGAGAATGGGCCGGGCGGATTAAATGGCGTCGATGCCCGTTTCGCCGGTGCGGATTCGAATGACTTCTTCCACGTTGGAAACGAAAATCTTTCCGTCGCCGATACGGCCTGTCTGCGCAGCCTTGCGTATGGCTTCGATCACCGCTTCCGCATTTTCGTCCGCCAATACAACTTCGACCTTCACCTTCGGCAGGAAGTCGACGACGTATTCGGCGCCACGGTAAAGTTCCGTGTGGCCCTTCTGACGACCGAAGCCCTTCGCTTCCGTGACGGTGATACCCTGCAGGCCGACTTCCTGAAGGGCTTCCTTCACTTCGTCGAGCTTGAAGGGCTTAATGATCGCTTCGATCTTTTTCATGAGAAAATGTCTCTCCGCTTCTCCTGATACAGCAGGACTACTCCCCGCTCGGCCAACGTAATGCACGTACCATGCCAATTGAGGACGAACCGCTGTAAAAAATCTCGGCGAATTCGCACCGAGACGATGAATTGATGAGGATTTTTCGGAAAAATGGAAGCGATTTCGCGCGGAAATGCGTGGGATAAGCAAAATTTCGCAAAAAAGAGCCACGCACGGCAGGTTTGTGCTTCGGCAAGGCCTTGAATATTATTGTTTAATTATTATGCAAATGCATATTTATCGATCATACTGACCACCGCAATAGCGGTTGTTTTTGAGGCAGATTTCGCATCTATAATATCCACCATGATGATGCCGCTCACCGATCTGCTCCTCACCCCCGACGCCATGTCTGCCGTCGACCGCGCCGCAGCCGCATCCGGCATCGATTCCTACGGGCTTATGGAGAAGGCAGGGCAGGCGGTTGCTGCCGTCGCGCTCCGGCACTTTCCCGGAGCCGTTCGATATGCCGTTCTCTGTGGGCCGGGAAACAATGGCGGCGACGGCTATGTGGCAGCGCGCGCGCTGAAACAGGCCGGCGCCGACGTGCGGCTTTTCCATCTTGGCGATCCCCAGCGGCTCAAGGGCGATGCTACCAGTGCTTTTGCTGATTGCCCGGTCGAGGGCAAGACGATCGATGACTTTATTCCACTAGCGGGCGACGTCGTGATCGATGCGATCTTCGGCGCGGGCCTGTCGCGGCCGGTTCCGGATGACGTGGCCGCGGTTATCGCTCGCGTCGCGGCTGCTGATATTCCCGTGATTTCAGTCGATCTTCCGTCGGGTCTCGATGGCCGTAGCGGTCAGGTTCTCGGTGCAGCCTTCCAGGCCGCGCGCACGGTGACCTTCATGACGCGCAAGCCGGGCCATCTTCTCTTGCCCGGTCGCGATCTGTGCGGCGAGCTGGAGGTCTTCGACATCGGCATTCCCGACCGTATCGTCCGCGCCCATGCCGACCGCTCGCTCGGCGAAAACAAGCCGGCGCAGTGGCAGGCGGCCATACCCTCGGTAGGCGTCGAGACGCACAAATACAAGCGCGGCCATCTCATCGTCTTCTCCGGCGGGCCGAACGCGACAGGTGCTGCGCGCATGTCGGCCATGGCCGGATTGAAGGTGGGGGCAGGGCTCGTCACCATCGCCTCGCCGCCGGAGGCGCTTGATGTCAATGCAAGCTTGCTGACGGCAATCATGCTGCATTCCATCGCGGATGAAGCCTCATTGCTCGAATGGCTTGCCGATAAACGCCTTTCGACCTTCATTCTTGGGCCTGGATTCGGCGCCGGCGAAAAGGCACGGCAATTCTGCCTCGCGCTCGCGAATCGCCACCTAGTGCTGGATGCCGACGGTATCACCTCGTTCCGCGACGAGCCGCAACGACTGTTCGATGCCTTTGCTGAAGGACCGACACGCTTGGTGCTGACACCCCACGAGGGGGAGTTCAGCCGGCTCTTTCCCGATATCGCCGCGGACGAAACATTGAACAAGGTCGATAAGGCGAGGGCGGCGGCAACCAGAGCCCATGCTGCCATCATCTACAAGGGTGCCGATACCGTGATCGCCGCTCCGGACGGCAGGGCACTGATCAACGCCAACGCGCCACCCTGGCTTGCTACCGCCGGCTCCGGCGACGTACTTGCCGGCATTGTCGGTGGCCTGATGGCGCAGGGGGCGCCGGCCTTCGAGGCAGCCGCCGCCGGCGTCTGGCTACATGGTCTTGCCGGTCAACATGCCGGCAAGGGGCTGACCGCCGAAGACCTCGTCGCAGCCGTCAAACCGCTATAGCGCTATTTCGCCACTTCCTGCTGCAAAGCGATCGCACCGGGCGGCGCATTTACCTTGCCCTCATGGATCATGAAGGCGAAGACATCGCGCGGTTCGGCCTTGACCTTACGCTTTGCATCGATCAGCGGCAGATCGTCCGGTACCTTGCCAGCGGCCCAGCTTTTCAAACGATCCGCCCAGGCTTTCAGATCCTTCGGCGGATAGCAGGTCTTGATATCGTCCGATCCCTTCTGCAGGCGGGCATAGACGAAGTCGGCCGTGACATCCGCAATCATCGGATACTCGAAATGCTCGGCGCAAACGGGCGCGACATTGTATTTTTCGAGCAGCGCGACGAACTCCGGCACCTTGAAGGAATCGTGCCGGACCTCGACGACGTGTCTCAGCGCAAGACCATCCTGCTTCGCCGGCAGCAGCTTGAGGAAAGCCTCGAAATCATCCGGATCGAATTTCTTCGTCGGTGCGAACTGCCAGAGCAGCGGGCCGAGGTGATCGCCGAGCTCGCTGATGCCGGATTCCAGGAACTTCTGCATTGACTCGCCCGCTTCGGCAAGGACGCGGCGGTTGGTGACGAAACGCGTCGCCTTCAGGGAGAAAATAAAGCCGTCGGGAACATCGGCGGCCCATTTGGCAAACACTTCAGGCTTCTGCGTGCTGTAATAGGTGCCGTTGACCTCGATCACTTTCAGCTGGCGGCTGGCATAATTCAGCTCGTCCTTCTGCTTCAGCGTGTCGGGATAGAAGGTCCCGCGCCAGGGTTCGAAGGTCCAGCCGCCGATGCCTGTGCGGATTTCGCCCGCTTTGGTCATTCTCTCCTCCTTGGCCATTCGGCCGGGTAACCTTACTCCGCCGCAGCAACCTTCTTCACCGGACGCCGCTCCAGTAACTCCTTCAGGAACTGCCCCGTATAGGAGCGCTTTTCCTTGACGATCGTCTCCGGCGTGCCGACAGCCACGATCTCGCCGCCGCCATCGCCGCCCTCCGGACCGAAATCAAGGATCCAGTCGGCCGTCTTGATGACTTCGAGATTGTGCTCGATGACGACGACGGAATTGCCCTGATTGACCAGTTCGTGCAGCATTTCCAGAAGTTTGGCGACGTCGTGAAAGTGCAGCCCGGTTGTGGGTTCGTCGAGAATGTAGAGCGTGCGGCCCGTCGATCGCTTCGATAGTTCCTTGGCTAGCTTGACGCGCTGCGCCTCGCCACCCGAAAGCGTATTGGCCTGTTGTCCCACCTTGATATAGCCGAGGCCGACATCCTTCAGGCTCTGCAGCTTGTCGCGCACGGCGGGAACGGCCGCGAAGAAATCGACGCCTTCCTCGACGGTCATGTCGAGCACGTCGGCGATCGACTTTGTCTTGAAGGTGACATCAAGCGTCTCGCGATTATAACGCTTGCCGTGGCAGACGTCGCAGGTGACATAGACGTCAGGCAGGAAGTGCATCTCGATCTTGATGACGCCGTCACCTTGGCAGGCCTCGCAGCGGCCGCCCTTGACGTTGAACGAGAAGCGGCCCGGCTGATAGCCGCGTGCCTTGGCTTCCGGCAGGCCGGCAAACCAGTCGCGGATCGGCGTGAAGGCGCCGGTATAAGTCGCGGGGTTCGAGCGCGGCGTGCGGCCGATCGGCGACTGGTCGATATCGATGACCTTGTCGATATGCTCGAAACCGTCGATGCGGTCGTGATCGGCCGGGATTTCGCGCGCACCCATAACGCGGCGTGCCGCCGACTTGTAAAGCGTCTCGATCAGGAAGGTGGACTTGCCGCCGCCGGACACGCCGGTCACCGCAGTGAAAACACCGAGCGGGATGGACGCCGTGACGTTCTTCAGGTTGTTGCCTCGCGCGCCGACAACCTTGATTTCCTTGCCCTTCTTGGGCTTACGACGTTCATTGGGAACCGGCACGCCGAGCTCGCCGGACAGATATTTACCGGTCAGTGACTTCGGGTTCGCCATGATGTCCTGTGGTGTGCCATGCGCCACCACCTGGCCGCCATGCACGCCCGCAGCCGGCCCGATATCGACCACATCGTCGGCCGTCAGGATCGCATCCTCGTCATGCTCGACGACGATCACGGTGTTGCCGATATCCCGCAGATGCTTCAGCGTCTCCAAAAGACGGGCATTGTCGCGCTGATGCAGACCGATGGAGGGCTCGTCAAGAACATAGAGAACGCCCGTCAATCCCGAACCGATCTGCGATGCCAGCCGGATGCGCTGGCTTTCGCCGCCGGACAGCGTGCCCGAATTGCGCGATAGGCTCAGATATTCGAGACCGACATCATTGAGGAAACGCAGGCGATCGCGGATTTCCTTGAGGATGCGGACAGCAATCTCGTTCTGCTTGTCAGTGAACGTGCCCGGCAGCGCATCGAACCAATCGCGGGCAACGCGGATCGACATCTCCGCCACCTGGCTGATGTGCAGCTTGTCGATCTTGACCGCCAGGGCTTCCGGCTTCAGGCGATAGCCGTTGCAGGCCGGGCATGGGGCAGCCGACATGAAGCGTTCGATCTCCTCGCGCGCCCAG
The Rhizobium sp. 11515TR DNA segment above includes these coding regions:
- a CDS encoding P-II family nitrogen regulator, producing the protein MKKIEAIIKPFKLDEVKEALQEVGLQGITVTEAKGFGRQKGHTELYRGAEYVVDFLPKVKVEVVLADENAEAVIEAIRKAAQTGRIGDGKIFVSNVEEVIRIRTGETGIDAI
- the hspQ gene encoding heat shock protein HspQ translates to MKQRNAKFNIGDVVRHRMFPFRGVIFDVDPEFANTEEWWNSIPAEVRPDKDQPFYHLLAENDETEYVAYVSEQNLINDESGVPLRNPQVAQIFDQAPTGQLKPKMSFAH
- the glnA gene encoding type I glutamate--ammonia ligase; the protein is MATASEILKQIKDNDVKFVDLRFTDPKGKLQHLTMDVICVDEDMFADGVMFDGSSIAGWKAINESDMVLMPDPETVHMDPFFAQSTMVILCDILDPVSGEAYNRDPRGTAKKAEAYLKASGIGDTAFFGPEAEFFVFDDVKYKADPYNTGFKLDSSELPSNDDTDYETGNLGHRPRVKGGYFPVPPIDSCQDMRSEMLTVLTEMGVVVEKHHHEVAAAQHELGIKFDTLVRNADKMQIYKYVVHQVANAYGKTATFMPKPIFGDNGSGMHVHQSIWKGGKPTFAGDEYAGLSESCLYYIGGIIKHAKAINAFTNPSTNSYKRLVPGYEAPVLLAYSARNRSASCRIPFGSNPKAKRVEVRFPDPTANPYLGFAAMLMAGLDGIKNKIHPGKAMDKDLYDLPPKELKKIPTVCGSLREALESLDKDRKFLTAGGVFDDDQIDAFIELKMQEVMRFEMTPHPVEYDMYYSV
- the uvrA gene encoding excinuclease ABC subunit UvrA, encoding MSELKTISIRGAREHNLKGIDLDLPRNKLIVMTGLSGSGKSSLAFDTIYAEGQRRYVESLSAYARQFLEMMQKPDVDQIDGLSPAISIEQKTTSRNPRSTVGTVTEIYDYMRLLFARVGVPYSPVTGLPIESQTVSQMVDRVLAYEEGTRLYILAPLVRGRKGEYKKELAELMKKGFQRVKVDGQFYEIADVPALDKKYKHDIDVVVDRIVVRPDMAARLADSFETSLRLADGLAVAEFADKPLPPEETAAGGSANKSLNETHERVLFSEKFACPVSGFTIPEIEPRLFSFNNPFGACPSCDGLGSQQKIDPELIVPEPERTLRDGAIAPWAKSTSPYYNQTLEALGKHYGFKLGNRWNELSDKAKDVILNGTEDKIEFHYADGARSYTTHKNFEGIVPNLERRWKETDSAWAREEIERFMSAAPCPACNGYRLKPEALAVKIDKLHISQVAEMSIRVARDWFDALPGTFTDKQNEIAVRILKEIRDRLRFLNDVGLEYLSLSRNSGTLSGGESQRIRLASQIGSGLTGVLYVLDEPSIGLHQRDNARLLETLKHLRDIGNTVIVVEHDEDAILTADDVVDIGPAAGVHGGQVVAHGTPQDIMANPKSLTGKYLSGELGVPVPNERRKPKKGKEIKVVGARGNNLKNVTASIPLGVFTAVTGVSGGGKSTFLIETLYKSAARRVMGAREIPADHDRIDGFEHIDKVIDIDQSPIGRTPRSNPATYTGAFTPIRDWFAGLPEAKARGYQPGRFSFNVKGGRCEACQGDGVIKIEMHFLPDVYVTCDVCHGKRYNRETLDVTFKTKSIADVLDMTVEEGVDFFAAVPAVRDKLQSLKDVGLGYIKVGQQANTLSGGEAQRVKLAKELSKRSTGRTLYILDEPTTGLHFHDVAKLLEMLHELVNQGNSVVVIEHNLEVIKTADWILDFGPEGGDGGGEIVAVGTPETIVKEKRSYTGQFLKELLERRPVKKVAAAE
- a CDS encoding invasion associated locus B family protein, giving the protein MMFKTDNKMRAGLSALALMIGAAMPAAAFAQDASNAAPADGGGDPNQPRLGWYKTCTKQDDADICIVQNLIMANNGQLVTAVGLISVDGKVNRKILQISVPTARLIPPGITMQVDGGKGQKLDYAVCLPDKCTAEVPVTDAMIASLKKGTDVTFTSVNFRRAPNPIKISLTGFGAAYDGPAISDSKLAESQKSLQDSMQKKAEEARKKLEDAQKAAKQQ
- a CDS encoding DUF72 domain-containing protein: MTKAGEIRTGIGGWTFEPWRGTFYPDTLKQKDELNYASRQLKVIEVNGTYYSTQKPEVFAKWAADVPDGFIFSLKATRFVTNRRVLAEAGESMQKFLESGISELGDHLGPLLWQFAPTKKFDPDDFEAFLKLLPAKQDGLALRHVVEVRHDSFKVPEFVALLEKYNVAPVCAEHFEYPMIADVTADFVYARLQKGSDDIKTCYPPKDLKAWADRLKSWAAGKVPDDLPLIDAKRKVKAEPRDVFAFMIHEGKVNAPPGAIALQQEVAK
- a CDS encoding NAD(P)H-hydrate dehydratase; the encoded protein is MMMPLTDLLLTPDAMSAVDRAAAASGIDSYGLMEKAGQAVAAVALRHFPGAVRYAVLCGPGNNGGDGYVAARALKQAGADVRLFHLGDPQRLKGDATSAFADCPVEGKTIDDFIPLAGDVVIDAIFGAGLSRPVPDDVAAVIARVAAADIPVISVDLPSGLDGRSGQVLGAAFQAARTVTFMTRKPGHLLLPGRDLCGELEVFDIGIPDRIVRAHADRSLGENKPAQWQAAIPSVGVETHKYKRGHLIVFSGGPNATGAARMSAMAGLKVGAGLVTIASPPEALDVNASLLTAIMLHSIADEASLLEWLADKRLSTFILGPGFGAGEKARQFCLALANRHLVLDADGITSFRDEPQRLFDAFAEGPTRLVLTPHEGEFSRLFPDIAADETLNKVDKARAAATRAHAAIIYKGADTVIAAPDGRALINANAPPWLATAGSGDVLAGIVGGLMAQGAPAFEAAAAGVWLHGLAGQHAGKGLTAEDLVAAVKPL